In one Juglans regia cultivar Chandler chromosome 11, Walnut 2.0, whole genome shotgun sequence genomic region, the following are encoded:
- the LOC108984122 gene encoding desiccation-related protein PCC13-62-like encodes MARRPTAFLTALIFLVSVLKPSLVVTASTAGIPDCQPIVAGDTDRIQFALNLEFLEAEFFLSGATGSGLDSIAPSLAKGGPPPIGARKAKLDPLVARIIEEFGYQEVGHLRAIITRIGGIPRPQLDLSVQNFAKVFDDAVGFKLIPPFDPYADTNRYLLASYVIPYVGLVGYVGTIPNLGKATSRSLVASLLSVEAGQDAVIRTLLYERTNQTVRPYNLTVAEFTNRISGLRNRLGACGIKDEGILVPLSLGAENRTNSNILAADPNSLSYARTPPEILRIVYGSGSEHKRGGFFPNGGGGEIAKRFLPKAN; translated from the exons ATGGCCAGACGTCCTACTGCTTTCTTAACTGCTCTTATCTTTCTGGTTTCAGTACTGAAACCCAGCCTGGTGGTCACGGCCAGTACTGCTGGTATTCCCGATTGTCAACCAATCGTCGCCGGTGATACTGACCGGATTCAGTTTGCTCTCAATCTTGAGTTCCTCGAAGCAGAGTTTTTCTTGAGTGGTGCAACTGGTAGTGGACTTGACAGCATCGCTCCATCTCTGGCTAAGGGTGGTCCTCCTCCAATCGGTGCTAGGAAGGCCAAACTAGATCCTTTAGTCGCTAGAATAATCGAGGAGTTCGGTTATCAAGAAGTTGGTCATCTCAG GGCTATAATTACTAGAATAGGAGGGATTCCAAGACCACAGCTCGACCTCAGCGTTCAGAATTTTGCAAAAGTATTTGATGATGCAGTCGGTTTCAAATTGATTCCTCCATTTGACCCTTACGCTGACACAAACCGCTATCTCTTAGCATCGTATGTGATCCCCTATGTAGGATTAGTGGGTTATGTTGGCACCATTCCAAATCTTGGCAAAGCAACTTCTCGAAGT TTGGTTGCTTCGCTTCTGAGCGTGGAGGCAGGACAGGATGCGGTCATAAGAACACTACTGTACGAGAGAACCAACCAAACTGTGCGGCCATACAACCTTACGGTGGCCGAATTCACAAACCGTATCTCAGGGCTTAGGAACAGGCTGGGCGCGTGTGGCATCAAAGACGAAGGCATCCTGGTTCCTCTATCGCTTGGAGCAGAGAATCGTACGAACAGTAACATCCTGGCTGCTGATCCTAATTCTCTTTCATATGCTCGGACGCCACCGGAGATATTAAGGATAGTGTACGGAAGTGGCAGTGAGCATAAACGTGGTGGGTTTTTCCCTAATGGTGGAGGTGGGGAAATTGCAAAGAGGTTTCTTCCCaaagctaattaa